CTGCACCCGGCCCTGCAGGCGCTGGCTGTTGTTGACGAACACATCCACCGTCGACGGCAGCGCCGCCTCGCCCTTGAGCGTGGGCAGCGGGAAACTCAGGAAGCCCGGCCGCAAGGAGAAATCAGTGCTCCATTGCAGCCCGCCCAGACGCATCGCCCGGCCCCAGGTGCCGGGCTGGGAAATGCTGTCGCCCAGGCGCAGGCTGGTCAGGTGTTCGGGCCGGTCCATCGTCCAACGGGTGTCCAGCCGCACCCAGCCGCCATCGCTGCGATAGAGCTGCTGATGCTGCACATCGCCGGCCGGGGTCAGTCCGCCGAATTCCATCAGCCCGTCGAAGGTGCCCTGCCCGCCCAGACGCCGCTGCCACTGCAGGTCGTAATTGGCGAACAGGCCAAGCTGCGATGGCAGCGTCACCCGCGTGACCGCACGCGCCAGTTCCAGTTGCTGATCGGAAAACGCCTGCGGCGGCGCATTGATCACCAGGGTCTGGCTGAGCTCCTCGATCTCCCAGCGCAGCACCTCGGCCGGACCGTCGCCCAGGATCATGTGCAACTCGCCGTCGATCATCCGGGGCGCGCGCGCGGGCGGACGGAACTTGAGCTCCTCCCACAGGGCCTGCGGCATCGCGAGGCCTTCGGGCAGGCGCACCGCGCGCACCGTCTGCGGCTGTGCCACGCCGTTGATGCGCAGCCCCAGCAACAAGGTCTCGCCGAAGCGCGGCGGCTGCGCAGCGGCGCGCTCGGCGGCGAGACGCTCCAGCGCGCGCTGAAGCGCCTCGGGCGTCGAGGGGGGCGCGCTCTGGGCTGCGGCCGCCCAGGGGACGGTCAGCAGCCACAGGCCGATCTCACTTCTCCGAGTTGCCCAGCGCCACATGCTGCAGCCCTTGGTCGGTCAGGACCTGAAGACTGCTGGGCGGACTGGCCGGCGTCTGCAGCCGGAAGGTGCGTTGCTCGCCGGGGAAGATCACGCTCTGGGCGCCCTGCACCGCCAGGACCTTGGTGTCACCGCCATTGCCGGCCAGGCGCAGTTCCGCCACCTTGAGGTGCACATTGCCGCTGTTGGTGACAGTGGCCACCGTCTCGCCGTTGGCCGCGCGCTGCACCTGCCAGGCTTCGGCGCGCCGCACGGTGTTGGGCGCCACATAGACCGGCACCCGCAGCGCCACCAGCACCCGCACCGCGCCGGTGACCCGCGTGCCGTCATTGGCGCGCGGCACCGGCACCTCGCGCAGCACCATGCGGTAGGTGGCCTCGTTCTCGAGGTCGGGCCGTCGCCTCAGGCCCACCCGCAGCACCTGCACCTGGCCGGGCTGCAGGGTGAAGATCGGCGGATTCACCAGCAGCTCGTTGGTCGGTGCGTCCACGTCCTGACCGTTCTGCCGCGTCCAGGCGATGCCCTCGGCCTGCATGGTCACCGACTCGGTGCCGTTGTTCTGCACCTGCACCGTGGCCCGGTCGTTCAGCCGATCCAGCCGCACATTGACCGGCATGATGCTCACATCGGCCGCACGGGCCGGCGTGCCGACACCCCAGGCCACAACCGCCAGCAACGCCGCGACGACCCGATGAAGCAGGGGCAGACGGGGACCGGTCGGCTTCTCCAGCAACCGGGACGGCTTGGGGGCCATGGCGCATCGCACGCGCCACCGCAGGTTGGCGTGACGAGCGAGGGCGCCGATCGCGCGGTGTGCCGCGTGACGGCCGACGCCCTTCACTGCGGCGAGTACGGTGCGGCCGATCGCCACGGCCAAGGGCCACGGGCCCGGAGACCCTCTCGATGCCTGGTTCGTCGTCATCATGCGCTCCCTGTTGTTGAACGTCGGTGCCGCTGGCGGCGGACGATCCCGTCGACGTTCGCGCTTCAATAACTCACCGTGACCGTCACCGTGTCGGTGTAGAGGCCTGGCACCGCGCCGGTCAGGCTGGGCAGGTTGCCGTAGATCGTCAAGGTCTGGACACCGCCGGTGCCGGTGCCGCTGTAGACCGAGCTGCCGGCGGTGCCGTCACCCCACAACGTGGTGAGGCCGGCATTGAGATAGAGCTGATAGCCGATCGTGTAGGCGCCGTTCTTCAGCACCCGCCCGGCGAAATTGGATCCGCCGCCGGTGTTGGTGCCGGCATTCAGCGCGACGCTGTACGGGGTGGCGGCGGTGCACTGCACCGTCAGGCTGGTGCTGGACGCCACCGCCCCGCCACCCACCGGATTGATCGTGCTGCCGAAGTTCAGCGTGTTGCCATTGACCGAACACGCGCTGACCACCGTGGTGCTGGCGTTCATCGTGTTGCTGGCCGTGCCGGCGCTCGCCGACGGCGCCGCCACAACCATGACCATGACCACGACCACGCCCGTGGTCAGCAGCAGCGCGGCGGCCCGGGCCATGCGTGTTCAGTGCACCACCGCACTGCCCTGCGCGGGCAGGCGGGTGCCATGCGCCCGTGATTCGGCCAGCGTGAGCAGGCCGCGGGCGGAGATGGCATCGCGCGGATAGAGCGCCATGCCGGTGTCGAAATGCAGATGCAGCGACTGATCCCCCAGCAGGAACGGCGCATCCAGCGCCTCATGCAGGCACCCGGCCACCTCGTCCGCCTGGGCGGCCGACGTCACCCGGCTGACCACCAGCGCGAACTGCTCGTCCGCATGGCGTGCGAGCAGATCCGCCGCGCCGGTGCTCTGACCCAGGCGTCGGCCGATGTCGACCAACAGCGGCGCGGTGGCCGCCAGGCCGTTGGACTGCACCAGCGATTCGAGTCCGCGCAGCACCACCACGCTCACCGCCAGCAGTTGCGGCTCGGCCATCGTCATGCGCAGCACCTGATCCAGCCGCTCCAGCAGCGCGACCTGACCGAGCAGCCCGGTCGTCGGATCGCGCAGCAGCGACGACACCCGGGTCTGGCGACCGCTGGCGCGCTCGCTCTGCAGCAGTTCGTCGAGGTCGGCGAACAGGCTCTCCAGCCCGCTGCCCTTGTTGTAGTAGCCATCGGCGCCCGCCTGCATGCAGAGGTCGCGATAGGCGTCGAGATCGTGGTGACTGAGCATCAGGATGCGGCCGCTGAAGCCGCGCGCCCTGAGCTGCCGCAGCACGTCCAGGCCGGAGCCGACGGCCAGCGTGATGTCCAGCAGCACGGTCTGGGGCTGCAGCCAGTCCACCAGCGCCACCGCCTGAGGCGCCGAATCCGCTTCGCCGACGACGCGGGTGCCGGGCAGGGTTTCGAGCCGGCGGGCCAGCAGGCGGCGGATCGCCACCGAGTCCTCAACGAGGAAGATGTCCATGAGACGGTACTCCGTGCGCCGGCATCGACGCGATGCGACGGCATGACACGGATCTTGGCCCCTGCGCCCTGAACCGGTCAGCAGCGCCCCACCCAAGGCCTTGTCGGGCTGGCTCTGCATGATCGGTCGGTGAATCACCTACACGCTCCCTCATCCATGATCTCGCCCCTTGGTTGAGTCACTGCCCGGCGGCCGGGCCGCCTAATCCACGTCGGTCAGCCCGTGCTGCACGCAGTATTTGGTGAGCTCGGTGTTGTTGCGCCAGCCGGTTTTCTCGAGGATGCGCGCCCGGTAGGTGCCCACCGTCTTCGCCGACAGGTGCATGGTTTCCGCAATTTCCGCCGGCGTCTTGCCGGCAGCGATCAGCAGCATCACCCGATGCTCCTGGGCCGAGAGCTGTTCATGCGGCAGTTGCTGCGGGGTGTGGCCGCTGAGCAGGCCCAGCAGATGGTCGGCCATGGCGGCGGTGACATAGCGACCGCCCTGCAGCAGTCGCTGCAACGCCAGCACCAGCTCGTCGCTGGCCTTGTCCTTGGGCAGATAGCCGGACACGCCCATCTGCAGCAGCCGTGCGGCATAGGCAGATTCGGCATTGAGGCTCAGCACCAGCACCGGCACGCCCTTGAGCGCGCGCAGCATGCGGTTGGCGCCTTCGGTGCCACTGGCATCGGGCAGCGACAGGTCCAGCACCAGGGCGTCCGGCTTGTTGGCCTGGCCGAGTTGAAGGGCCTCCGCGATGGTGGAGGCTTCATCGATCTGCGCTTGGGGCCACTGGTTCTGGATCAGTTGCTTCACGCCCAGTCGCATGATCGGATGGTCATCAACGATCAGAAACCTCATCCCAGCCCTCCTCTTTTTCGATGCCGGCATGCGCCAGCCCCGTGGATGTGTCATCGGTGTCGCCCGGCTGCAGCGGCACCGAGACGTCAATCCGCGTGCCCCCTTGCGGCGCGGGACCGAAGTCCATCCGCCCGCCGGCCAGCACCGCGCGCTCCCGCATGTTACGCAGCCCCGAGGCATCGACCCGCACCGGGCCGGGGCCGATGCCGTCGTCCTCGATGCGCAGCCGGTACTCGCCCTCTTCCAGGCGCGATTCGATGGTCAGGTGCTGCGCCTGCGCATGCCTGAGCACATTGGTCGCCGCCTCCTGCAGCAGTCGGAACAGCTGATTGTGCTGCTCGCTGCTCAGTCGCTCGTCCGACGCCAGGTCGACGACGACGACCAGGCCGCTCTGCCGCTCCAGTCCCTGCACGTAATGCTGCACCGCCGCGGCAAAGCCGAAGTCGTCCAGCAGGGGCGGCCGCAGGCTGGAGGCGATCCGCCGCGCCGCGCCGATGACCTCGTCGGCAATGGTGAGCATTTCATCGAGCAGCGCTTCCTTGGCCGGTGCCATCTTGCGCCCCAGCGACAGCACCAGCATCTTGCCCGCCGTGCCGAGTTGACCGAGCTGGTCGTGCACCTCGCGAGCCAGGCGGCGACGCTCGGCCTCGACGCTGCGGTCGAGCTCGGCGGCGAAGCTCTGTATGCGGTCCAGGGCGCCGGTCAATTCCCGGGTGCGCTCCTGCACCGCCGTTTCCAACTGGGCGTGGCTCTCGCGCAGGGCGCGTTCGGCCACATCGCGGCGCTGGCGCTCCACCCACAGGGCCGCCATGGCAGCGGCCACCATCACGCCGCCGACCAGCGGCAGGATCTGGGCGAGCAACCGGGTGCGTTCCTGCTGCTGCGCCACGGCGCGTTCGATGTCGGTGATGCGCTTTTGCTGAAGCGAATCCAGCCGCTCCATTTCGCCGCGGATCTCGTCCATCAACTGTTTGCCGGCCACCCATCCCTGCAGGTTGCTCAGCGCCGCCTCGCCCAGCCGCCAGCGGCTTTCGATGTTCTGCTCGACCTGCACCCGGCGATCGGCGATGAACACATCCAGCCGTCCGAAGGCCTGGGACTGCGCATCGCCGGTCGCTGCCAGGGTGCGCTTGAGTTCTGCATAACGGCTGTCGAGCTCCCGCACCGCATGTTCGTAGGGGTCGAGAAAGCTGACATCGCCGGTCATCAGGAAGCCGCGTTGACCGGTCTCCAGATCCACCAGCAGGTTGTAGACACGCCCGATCAGCACTTGCGTGCGCAAGGCATCGGCGCGCACATTCTCCTGGCGCGTCAATTCGCCAAGGCTTCGGTACTCGCTGTAAGCCGTGACCACGAAGGCCACGCATCCGGCCAGCAGCAATGCCGCTGCGACCGGGAAGGTCAGCAAGCGCATGTATGACGAGATCTTGCGATCCGCTCGAACCATCCCTCAGGCACCCGCCTTTCCTCGTCCTGTCCTGCCAATCCCTGCACACGATGAAGGCGATGGACGCCGCCTCCGATCCCGGCGTGAAGCGCCGCGACACCCGCTTCAGTAAACGCCGCGCTACCCAAAGGTATCGCGCGGATTCACCCCACGGGGCTGGCGCGGAAGACGCCGCTGCATGTGCACAACTGGTGGGACGGGACGCTGCATGACATCGGCATGGCGCCCACCCGACTGCTTCTCTCGATTCATTCTGCGGTCTGGCCTCTTCGTGCCGTCCGCTCCCCCCAACGCTAGAGGGGCTTGAGAAGAAAAGCAAGCCCGTACCCACATGGGCGACGCGCCCGCGCCAGAGGCCCTCGCGCCATGGCGGACGGCGTCCGGCACAGGGTCAGTCCTTGCGGGGAGGTGCGTCGATGCCGCCATGCAGGGCGACGGTCTGACAAGGCTCGGCAGACGTCGCCGGAATCAGGGGCGACCGGGCATCGTCAAAGCAGACATCGACGGGCGCGCCGCCGCCCACTGACGTTGCATTCAGCAAGCAAGAGAACGCGGTCAGTCGATCACGGGCCCTGCCACCGGGCCAGCAAGGCGGCGTGGCGGGCCCGCCATTCCCGCAGGGGCGCCTCGTCGCCATCGAGCACCCAGCGGAGGTAGGCGAGGCTCAGCTCCCGGGTCGCCCGCTTCACCTGGGGATTGAGGGTCTCGCCGCCGGTGTTCAGGCGGTCGGTGAACATGCTGTGCGAGCCACCGCTGAACATCGCCAGCGCCTTGTGGGGGCCGCCGATCGCATCGAACAATTGCACCCGGTCCTCGGCGCCCGAGTAATAGCCGGGGATGCGGATCTCATCCTGCGTCGCGCTGATATGCAGCGTGGGAATGCCGATCGAGCCGACGATGGGCGTCGGATCGCCTTCGCCGTAGAACGGGGGCGCAGAAATCAGAATGGCCGCCCGAATCCGGGGATCGCGCAGGGCCGTCGGCGCGCCGTCGCCGCCGAAGCGATGGACATCCGCGACCTGGGCACCCGCCAGCAGCAGGCTGGTGTTGGCGCCGTAGGAATGCCCGGCGGCGACGATGCGTTGGGGATCGAGTTGGCCGGCCAGCGGTCCCTTCAGCAGTTGGTCCAGCGCGAAGCGCATGTCCTGGGTTCGGTCGATGGCCTCCTGCGGCTGCGCGGCCTGCTGCAGGCGCAGCACCAGGTTGAGGGAATTGGTCCAGGAGAAACCGCCCTCCCACAGGCGGCGGTCGCTGCCCACATGCTGGACATGCAGGGCCACGAAGCCCTGCGAGGCCCAGTAGCGGCCCAGATAGCTGTAGCCGCGTCGCGTGCCGCCCATGCCATGGGAGAACACGATCACCGGCCAGCCCGCGGCGGGGGCCGCCCCCTGGGGCCAGTACAGCCGGACCGGCACGGCGCGTCCGCGCTGGGGATCGCGCCAGTCGAAGTCCTGCCATTGGTGGGTGCCGTCGTCGGCGGCCTGGATGCCGGGCACCGCCGGCAGATCAGGCTCCAGCGACGGGCTCCGCTGCCCCGCACATCCTGCGAGCACGGCGGCAAACAGCAACGCCGCCCAGCGCCGCGGCCGGCTCGGACCGACGCCTGCGCGGCTGCGTCCAGGCAGGAGGCGCCGGAAGGCATGAATGAGGGAGGGAAAGCGCGCTCGAACCGACTGCGTCATCGTGGGACCACCGATGCCGGAGACATCCGGCCGCACCGCGAGCTTAGAACAGCTCGACGTCGCTGAGGTGGTTGGCTTCAGACATGCGACCCTGGGCGACCAGCGTGGCGTGGCTTTGAACCTGGTTCCGACCCGCGCCCTTGGCGTGGTAGACCGCCTTGTCGGCGCGCTCGAAGGCGCCGGCCGGCGAGTCACCGGCGCGGATCTGGGTGAAGCCGATGCTCACCGTGATGCGGCCCACCTGCGGGAAGGCGTAGTGCTCGGTGTTGTGACGGAAACGCTCGAATGCATGAGCGGCGTCGTCCTCGTCCTCGCAGCGCATCAGCACCACGAACTCCTCACCGCCGAAGCGATAGAGCAGATCGTTGAAGCGGAAACTGCTGCGCATCAGCCGCGACAGCAGCAGCAGCACTTCATCGCCGATCAGATGGCCGAAGCGGTCGTTGATCGACTTGAAGTGGTCGATGTCCAGCACGCCCAGCCAGTAGCGCGGATGCACTTCCGCATGGCGTCGTTCGTCGCCGGCGCCATGGTGCTGCGGACGAAGCGGCAGTTCGGAGACGGCCTTGAGGAAGCTCTCGTCGAAGGTCTTGCGGTTGAGCAGGCCGGTCAGCGTGTCACGCTCGCTGTAGTCCAGCAGACCTTGGAAGTTGTGATAGATCCGCAGCACGCTCGCGATCATGCGCTGTGCCGAGGCCTTGGGCCGATTGGCCGTGTGGACCTCCAGCACGCCGATCACATCGCGCTCGGTCGCCAGCGGGAACATCGTCAGCCACTGCTCGCCATCACGGTCCTGCAGCACGCTGCGTTCGGTGAGGCACTGCAGGCGTCTGGCGTGATCGGCCAGACGCGGCAGCAGGTCGGGATCGACCCACAGCGAATCGGCGGTGGCCACGGTGTCGGTGGCGCGCAACCGGGCGCGGGTCAGCCAGCGTTGCTGACCGGGCTCGCCCACGCAGCGATAAATCGCCACGGACGCGGGGCCGGTGAGCAAATCGCGCAGGGCCGTGACCAGGGTGACGTCCATGACGTCCCGGTCACGAAATCCTGTCAATTCGGCGAGATGCTCAACGACCTCAGACATGTTGCGGCTACGGTCTACCTGCGCCCGAAACGCCGGACGCTGCGACTGGACCGGAAGGCCGGCTCAGTGCTGCGAAGTGTATCGAGCGATGAGTCCCAGCAGGTGGTCTTCGTCGTAAGGCTTGCCCAAATAATCATCAACACCCAATTGCTGCGCATAGTCGCGATGTTTTTGCGCGATGCGAGAGGTGATCATGATCACGGGGAGCGCCGCCAGACGGGTGTCGGCCCGCAGGTTGCGCACCAGGTCGAAGCCGTCCATGCGCGGCATCTCGATGTCGGACAGCACGACGCGCGGCAGCTCGTCGCCCGCCAGTCGTTCCATCGCATCCAGGCCGTCCTTGGCCAGCAGGACCCGATAGCCTTCGCGTTCCAGCAGACGCTGGGTGACGCGACGCACGGTCAGCGAATCGTCCACCACCATCACCAGCGGCGCCAGCGGCACGGCCGAGGCCGCCGCCACCACTTCCTGGCGGGCGGCTGCCACCCGGTCATGCACCCGCTGCTGCGCGGCATGACCATAGCGGTTGGCCAGCGCCACCGGGTTGTAGATGAGCGCCACGTCGCCCGAGGCCAGCAGGCTGATGCCCGCCAGACCCGGCACCTGCATCAGTTGCGGACCCAGGTTCTTGATCACGACTTCCTGGTTGCCCAGGACTTCGTCGACGTGCAGCGCCAGACGCTGCTGAGCGCTGTGCACCAGCACCACCGGCATGGTCTTGCCCTGGGCGGTGCCGCGCTCGCTGTGGTTCATCAGACCGCCGAGCCAGTAGAACGGCAGCTTCTCGCCGGCAGCCGGCAGGACGCCGTCCACATAGGCCTTCTCGACCTGTTCCACAGTCAGACGCTGCACCGACAGCATCAGCGACGCCGGCACGGCGACCTTGCGGTCACCGTAGCGCAGCACCACGACCTGCGTCAGCGCAGTGGTCAGCGGCACGCGCAACTCGAAGCTGGCGCCCTGTCCGGGCGTCGACTCGGTGATGACGTAGCCACCCAGCGTGTTGACCTCGGAGCGGACCACATCCATGCCGACGCCTCGGCCGGCCATTTCGGTCAGCGATTCGGCGGTGGAGAAGCCCGGCTCATAGATCAGCTCCATGAGCTGGGTGTCGGTCAGCGACTGGCCGGCGGTGATCAGGCCCTGGCTCTCGCCGCGGGCGCGGATGCGGGCCAGGTTCAGGCCCGCGCCGTCATCGGCGAAGCGCACCTGGATCTCGCTGCCTTCCTGATGCAGGCTCAGCGTGATGCGGCCGATCGGCGCCTTGTGCACGCTCTGGCGTTGCTGCGGCGTTTCGATGCCGTGCACCACGCTGTTGCGCAGCAAGTGCTCGAAGGCGCCGGTCAGGCGCTCCAGCACGGAACGGTCCAGTTCCACGCTGCCGCCGCGGATCTCCAGTTGGGCCTGCTTGCCGCTTTCGCGGGCGGCCTGCCGCACCACCCGGTGCAGGCGTTCCGCCAGGCTGCTGTCGAACTCCACCATCCGGGTCCGCAGCAGGTCGTCCTGCAGCTCACGCGTCAGTCGCGATTGCGCAGCCAGCTCATCTTCACCGGCGGCCACATTGCGCTGCAGACCGCGCTGCACCGTGGCCACGTCGTTGACCGACTCGGCCAGCATCCGGGTCAGTTCCTGGAAGCGGGTGTAGCGGTCGAACTCCAGCGGGTCGAAGTCCTTGCCGGTGGCATGGACGGCCTCCTGGCGCGCAGCGATGCGGGCTTCCGCCTGCAGTTCCAGCTCGCGGAGCTGGGTACGCAGACGTTCCAGGTTGTCGTCCAGGTCGGACAGCGAGGTCCGCATCTGGCCGAGCTCCGACTCCAGACGGGCGCGTCGGATGCTGACCTCGCCGGACAGCGCGGCCATGCGTTCCAGCAGCACGCCACGCACACGCACTTGCGCGGCAGGCGCGACCGGCGCGCTTTCCATCGGTTGACCCAGATCCGCCACTTCGCTGAAGTGGGCCCAGTCGATGTCGATGTCGGCAGGCGGCGGCACATGGGCCGGCAGTGCGGCCACCGGGGCCGGCACGACGGGTTCGGCCACGGTGTCCAGCACCGGCACGTCGACATCAGGCGTCGGCTCGATCACCTCGGCGACCGCGGCGATCTCGGTGATCTCCACCACGTCGTCCAGTGCCGGAATGTCGGCCACCGGCTGCACGGGTGCAGGCTCGATGACCTCGGTCACCACCGGCGTGTCGAGCAGCACCGGGGCTGCCACGGCGTCGACCGTCTCGGTGACTTCGGGAACCTCAGCCACTTCGCGAACTTCGGGCACGTCGGCCACCGCAGCGGCTTGCGTGATGTCGATGACCTCCGGAACCTCGGCCACCTCGGCGACCTCGATCGCCTCAACCACCGGTTCGTCCGGCACGGTGATGGCGTCGGAGCCTTCGACCGGGACTTCAATGGCTGGCGCCACCGGTGCCGCCGGGATGGGCGCAGGCGCAGGCGCTGCCACAGGTGCGACCACCGGGGCGGCGACCACCGGCGCGGGCGCCGCGACCGGAGCGGCCACAGGTGCGGCCACCGGCGGCGGATTACGCCAGTCGCGTTGCAGCGTGACGAAGGAGTGTTCCAGCGCGTCGGCCGCATCCTGCAACGACATCAGCTGTTCCAGCTGCGCGTTGCCATCGCTCGCCAGACGCTCGATCTGGGACTCCAGCCCGTGGGCCTGTTCGCCAACGCGCATGGCGCCGGCCAGACGAGCGCCGCCCTTGAAGGTGTGCAGCACCCGCATGGAGGCGGCGGCACGTCCGGTGTCCTGGGGCTGTGCGGCCCATTCGCGCAGGCTGGCATGCAGCTCGCGCAGCAGGTCTTCGGCCTCTTCCTCGAAGATCGGCATCAGCTCCGGATCGATCTGATCCGGCAGGCCGAGGTCGAAGTCCTCGTCGGCAGCGGCTTCGGCCGCCGCTTCGAAGGCGGGGAGGCTGGAGGCCGGATGCACCGGCTGGGCGTGGCTGATCGACTGCGACGCGGTCGACACCTCGTCCAGCGACATGGCCAGCAGGCCTTCGTCGCTGTCACCCGAACCGTCGGGCAGCGGTGCGCCCGGTTGGAACAGTTGCAGCTGGGCCAGCAGTTCGGCGTCGACTTCCTTCAGGAAACCGGCGGCGAATTGATGCAGCAGACGGCGAATTTCGTCGGCGCCACGCTGGAACAGCGTCGGATCCGCCACCTCGTGACCCTGGGCACGGCCGAGCGCATGTTCCAGCGCGCGCGACAGTGTCGACAGGTCATCAAAGCCCACCGTCGCCGCACTGCCCGCCAGGCCGTGGGCCAAGGCTTCGGCTTCCGGCGGCAACTGGGATTGCGGCAGCAAGGCCCATTCGGTCAGCTCGACCTGCAGGCGACGCGAACGCTCGTCCGCTTCGTTCAGGAAGATGTTGAACAGCGTGATGCTGATGCGCAGCGGTCCGATGACCTTCACGCCGTCATCGTTCTCTTCGGCCTCGGCCTCGGCATTCGCAGCGTCCAGCGCGGTGCCGCCCACCAGGCTCAGCACCGGCGCGGCCGGTGCGGTCAGGTCAAGATCGGTGGTGGTGAAGCTCAGGTCGACACGTGGCTCGTCGATGAAGGTCGGCGGCTCAGCCGATGCTTCAGCAGCGGCTTCAACCGGCGTGACGATGGGCGTTTCAGCCGGCGTCTTGGGGACGACCGGGGCCGCCGCACTGACCAGCTCTTCGCTCAGATCCAGCGTGAGGTCCACCGAGGCCACAGGCTCCACGGACGCCACAGGCGCTGCGGGTTCCGCAGCCTCCGGCGTGAGATCCAGACCGGACAGATCCAGCAGGTCGACCGTCGGCTCGTCGATCTGCGCGGGCAGCTCGGCAATGTCGCCCAGCGGCATCGGCTCGGTCGCCTCGACTTCCACGATGGCGACGTCATCCGGCCAACCGGCAGGCATCTCCAGCGACTCGGTCACTTCGGCGATCTCGGCCGTCAGCGGCAGATCCAGCGTCTGGTCCAACGTGAACGGCTCACCATCCAACGACGGAACGCCTTGGGCACTGTCAATGCCCAATGGGGGCAGGTCCAGCGCCGCATCCAG
The Roseateles amylovorans genome window above contains:
- a CDS encoding GGDEF domain-containing protein, giving the protein MSEVVEHLAELTGFRDRDVMDVTLVTALRDLLTGPASVAIYRCVGEPGQQRWLTRARLRATDTVATADSLWVDPDLLPRLADHARRLQCLTERSVLQDRDGEQWLTMFPLATERDVIGVLEVHTANRPKASAQRMIASVLRIYHNFQGLLDYSERDTLTGLLNRKTFDESFLKAVSELPLRPQHHGAGDERRHAEVHPRYWLGVLDIDHFKSINDRFGHLIGDEVLLLLSRLMRSSFRFNDLLYRFGGEEFVVLMRCEDEDDAAHAFERFRHNTEHYAFPQVGRITVSIGFTQIRAGDSPAGAFERADKAVYHAKGAGRNQVQSHATLVAQGRMSEANHLSDVELF
- a CDS encoding Csu type fimbrial protein — protein: MARAAALLLTTGVVVVMVMVVAAPSASAGTASNTMNASTTVVSACSVNGNTLNFGSTINPVGGGAVASSTSLTVQCTAATPYSVALNAGTNTGGGSNFAGRVLKNGAYTIGYQLYLNAGLTTLWGDGTAGSSVYSGTGTGGVQTLTIYGNLPSLTGAVPGLYTDTVTVTVSY
- a CDS encoding fimbrial biogenesis chaperone — protein: MAPKPSRLLEKPTGPRLPLLHRVVAALLAVVAWGVGTPARAADVSIMPVNVRLDRLNDRATVQVQNNGTESVTMQAEGIAWTRQNGQDVDAPTNELLVNPPIFTLQPGQVQVLRVGLRRRPDLENEATYRMVLREVPVPRANDGTRVTGAVRVLVALRVPVYVAPNTVRRAEAWQVQRAANGETVATVTNSGNVHLKVAELRLAGNGGDTKVLAVQGAQSVIFPGEQRTFRLQTPASPPSSLQVLTDQGLQHVALGNSEK
- a CDS encoding response regulator, translating into MRFLIVDDHPIMRLGVKQLIQNQWPQAQIDEASTIAEALQLGQANKPDALVLDLSLPDASGTEGANRMLRALKGVPVLVLSLNAESAYAARLLQMGVSGYLPKDKASDELVLALQRLLQGGRYVTAAMADHLLGLLSGHTPQQLPHEQLSAQEHRVMLLIAAGKTPAEIAETMHLSAKTVGTYRARILEKTGWRNNTELTKYCVQHGLTDVD
- a CDS encoding response regulator, with product MDIFLVEDSVAIRRLLARRLETLPGTRVVGEADSAPQAVALVDWLQPQTVLLDITLAVGSGLDVLRQLRARGFSGRILMLSHHDLDAYRDLCMQAGADGYYNKGSGLESLFADLDELLQSERASGRQTRVSSLLRDPTTGLLGQVALLERLDQVLRMTMAEPQLLAVSVVVLRGLESLVQSNGLAATAPLLVDIGRRLGQSTGAADLLARHADEQFALVVSRVTSAAQADEVAGCLHEALDAPFLLGDQSLHLHFDTGMALYPRDAISARGLLTLAESRAHGTRLPAQGSAVVH
- a CDS encoding CHASE3 domain-containing protein, which translates into the protein MRLLTFPVAAALLLAGCVAFVVTAYSEYRSLGELTRQENVRADALRTQVLIGRVYNLLVDLETGQRGFLMTGDVSFLDPYEHAVRELDSRYAELKRTLAATGDAQSQAFGRLDVFIADRRVQVEQNIESRWRLGEAALSNLQGWVAGKQLMDEIRGEMERLDSLQQKRITDIERAVAQQQERTRLLAQILPLVGGVMVAAAMAALWVERQRRDVAERALRESHAQLETAVQERTRELTGALDRIQSFAAELDRSVEAERRRLAREVHDQLGQLGTAGKMLVLSLGRKMAPAKEALLDEMLTIADEVIGAARRIASSLRPPLLDDFGFAAAVQHYVQGLERQSGLVVVVDLASDERLSSEQHNQLFRLLQEAATNVLRHAQAQHLTIESRLEEGEYRLRIEDDGIGPGPVRVDASGLRNMRERAVLAGGRMDFGPAPQGGTRIDVSVPLQPGDTDDTSTGLAHAGIEKEEGWDEVSDR
- a CDS encoding alpha/beta hydrolase family protein, with the protein product MLFAAVLAGCAGQRSPSLEPDLPAVPGIQAADDGTHQWQDFDWRDPQRGRAVPVRLYWPQGAAPAAGWPVIVFSHGMGGTRRGYSYLGRYWASQGFVALHVQHVGSDRRLWEGGFSWTNSLNLVLRLQQAAQPQEAIDRTQDMRFALDQLLKGPLAGQLDPQRIVAAGHSYGANTSLLLAGAQVADVHRFGGDGAPTALRDPRIRAAILISAPPFYGEGDPTPIVGSIGIPTLHISATQDEIRIPGYYSGAEDRVQLFDAIGGPHKALAMFSGGSHSMFTDRLNTGGETLNPQVKRATRELSLAYLRWVLDGDEAPLREWRARHAALLARWQGP